From Kitasatospora sp. MAP12-44:
CCGCAGCAGGTCGTGGAAGGTGTACCGGAAGGCCGTGTGCTCGATCAGCAGGTGGTGGTCGTGCAGCGACTCCAGGAGTTCCTCGGCCTCGGCCGGCGGTGCGTCGACCAGAGCGGCGAGGGCGGGCGGCGCGAAGTCCTCACCGGGGTGCAGCGCGGCCAGCCGGAACGCGCGCCGCTGCGCGGGGGTGAGGGCGCGGTAGGAGTCCACGAAGGCCGCCGCGACGCTCCGATCACGGTCGGAGAGCTCGGTCAATAACTTCTGGGGCCGCCGGATCCGCTCCAGCAACTGGACGGGCGTCCAGACCGGATGGTGCGCCAGCCTGGCGCCGGCGATCCGCAGCGCCAGCGGCAGCCTCCCGCACAGCGCGACGATTTCGTCCACGGCGCAGGCATGGCCGACGACCCGCTCCGGGCCGACGATCCGGGCGAACAGTTCCACAGCTTCGTCATGGCTGAGCACGTCCAGGGGCACGCTGACCGCCCCGTCCAGTGCAAGCAGCCGCCGACGGGACGTCACCAGCGTGAGGCAGCGCGGGCTGCCGGGGATCAACGGGCGGACCTGCTCGGCGTCGACGGCGTTGTCCAGCACGATCAGGTACCGCCTGCCCGCCGCCCGGCTGCGCCACAGCTGGGCGCGTTCCTCGGTGCGCGACGGCAGGGCGGCCTTGCTGACACCGACCGCGCAGAGCAGACTCTCCAGCGCCGCAGCCGGTTCGAGCGGCCGCCGGCCCGGAGTGAAGCCGTGCAGGTCCACGAAGAGCTGACCGTCGGGATAACGGCCGGTGAGGCTGTGCCCGGTGTGAACGGCCAAGGCGGTCTTGCCGACACCGGCCATGCCGTCGATGGCCGAGATCACCAGCGGACGGGCCTGGGAGCCGCCCGGTCCGCCGGCCAGCGCCAGCAGCCGTTCCACCTCGCCGCGCCGTCCGGTGAAGTCCGGGACGGCGTACGGCAGCAGACGGGGCACCACGTGTTCGTCCGGCGCCAGGCCTGTCCGCGGTTCCAGGCCCGTCTGCTGCTCCCCGCGGGCCGCGGCAAGCAGCCGGTCGCGGTCGGCGAAGTCTAGGCCCAGGGCCGTGGCCAGCCGGGCCACCGACGACAGCCGAGGCCGCCGCCGCCCGGACTCCAGCACGCTGATCGCATGCGCCGAGACACCCGAGCGCTCCGCGAGCCCCTCCTGCGTCCACCCGGCCGATAACCGGTACTGCCGCAGGAGCGTTGCAAAATCCCCCAGCATGATCGATCGCCTCCGAAGGGTGATCACCCCGCGGGAACGACGACGGCGGGAACGGCCCGATGCTCGGAACCCGTACCACCGTCAGCGGCCCCCCGACTCTGCGGCCCTGACGGGCGCCTGACAACAGAGCATCATGCTAACGCCAGGCAAACGCCATGGAGTGGCGAGTCGGTAGTGATGAGACTGGTCCCCGGCACACGCGCCGCGCTCGGCCGATCGAGCCGGCTGCCCAAGGGGGATATATGACCGGATACACGACTGGGTATATGACCTGGCAGGACATGGACGAGGATCCGAGCAGGCTACCGCAACAGGCTCTGGCGGCGATGCCCGAGCCGGGCGGCGCCACCACCCCGCAGGAGCTCGTTCGCCGGCTCCGGGCGTTCAAGGCATGGTCGGGCAACCCGTCGCTGCGCGAACTCGAGCGCCGCACCGGCCTTCCGCGTAGCACCGTCTCGGGAGACCTGAGCCCTCAGCGAAGCCGCCTGCCGCCCCTGCAACGGGTGTTGACGCTGGCCACCGCCTTCGGCGCGTCCGCCGAGGAGCTCGCCCGCTGGCGGTCCGCCTGGCAGTGCATCCAGATGCGGCAGCAGTCGGCTGAACCACCCGTGCCGGCTCCGCACGCCGCCGTCTTCAGCCGCGCCCTCCGCGCCGCCCGCGGCGTCACGCTCCGTGAATGGCGCGCCCGAGCCGGAGGCAGCGGTCACCCGGAGGCAGCGGTCACCCAGCGGAATAGTTGAAGAATGAACTATGTTGACTCGTGCAGGGTGCCACGCGGCACCCCCGGGCTTCGCGAGAGCTCCCGGACCGCTCGAAAGGACACGAGTTGAACACCGCCGCAAACCACCCGCAGATCGACGTCCGCCGGGCCGGCGAGCGCCTCGCCACGAAGATCGACTGGCTGGACTCCAAGCACTCCTTCTCCTTCGGCGGACACTACGACCCCGCCAACACCCACCACGGACTGCTGCTCGTCAACAACGACGACATCGTCAAGCCCGGCAGCGGCTTCGAGACCCACCCGCACCGCGACATGGAGATCGTCACCTGGGTGATGCAGGGCTCCCTGGTCCACCAGGACTCCACCGGCCACTCCGGCGTGATCTACCCAGGACTCGCCCAGCGCATGAGCGCCGGCACCGGCATCCTGCACTCCGAGAAGAACGACTCCTGGCGCCTGAGCGGAGCCGACACCCACACCGACCCCGTCCACTTCGTCCAGATGTGGGTCGTCCCCGACGAACGCGGCATCACACCCGGCTACGAACAGCTCGAAATCGACAACGAACTGCTGTCCGGCGCCCTGATCCCGGTCGCCTCCGGGATGGACAAGCACGACGGCGCGTCCGCGATCCGCATCAAGAACCGCTACGCGGCGCTGCACGTGGCCCGCCTGCAACCCGGCCAGAGCATCGAGCTGCCCGACGCCCCCTTCGTGCACCTCTTCGTCCCGCGCGGCAACGTCGCCCTGGAAGGCGTCGGCCCGCTGGCCGCCGGCGACGCCGTGCGCTTCACCGCGATCGGCGGGCAGAGGGTCACCGCGGTCGAACCGGCGGAGATCCTGGTCTGGGAGATGCACGCCACCCTCGCCCAGTGACGGCCTACTGGGCCAGGTAGCCGCCGTCGACGGGCAGGACGGCTCCGGTGATGAACGACGCCTCGGGTGAGGCCAGGAAGAGGACGGCCGCCGCGACCTCCGCCGGTTCGCCGAGGCGGCCCATCGGGTGCAGCTTCTCGATCGCCGCCAAGTACGCGGCGCCGCCCGGCTCCTGAGGGAGCCGGGCGACCCGCTCCGTGCGGATGGTGCCGGGGGCGACGGCGTTGACCCGGATGCCCCGGTCGGCCCACTCGACGGCGAGGTGCTTGGTCAGCCCGGAGGCGACGAACTTCGCGGGCCCGTACACCGCCTGCCCGCGCTGCCCGGCCTCGCCGGAGATCGACGAGATGCAGACGATCGCGCCCCCACCGCCGTGCGCCGTCATCGCCTCGATCGCGTACTTGCAGGTGAGGAACATGCCCCGCCCGTCCACCGCCATGACCCGGTCGAAGTCCTCGCCGTCCGCCTCGGTGATCTCCATCAGCGGGAGCACTCCCGCGTTGGCCACCGCGACGTCCAGCCGCCCGTACCGTTCGACGGCGGCGTCGACCATCCGCCGTACGTCGGGCGCCTGCGAGACGTCGCCGACCACCGTCGTGGTCCCCGGCAGCTGCTCGGCAAGCCGGTCGAGCCCCGGGCCGTCGAGGTCGGTGGCGACGACGCGCGCGCCCTCGGCGGCGAAGCGGACGGCCACGGCCCGGCCGATCCCGCTGGCTGCGCCGGTCACCAGGCAGACCTGGTCGCGGATGGTCATGGCGAGATGCCTGCCACCGGCCGGGCCGGGCGAAACCACCCGATCGGGTGGAGCACTCGACCTCCGCGCGGGCGCGCCTAACCAGCCGACCGTTCGGGGCCGGCGTCGGCCCGGCGAAGCCGGTGGGTGACGGCGAAAACCCACGGGATGCCGAAGAGCACGACGAGCACCAGGCCGAGCACGATCGGCGCGGGACGGGCCGCGCCCAGCCCGAGGCAGCCGACGGCCGCCGCAGCACAGATGCGCGCCAGCGGGCGGTACAACTCGTGCTTGCTGCGCCAGACTTCAAGGCCGCCGGCCACCAGCATCGTGCTGCACAGGACGACCGCGGCGCCGCCGCAGAGCACCCAGGACGTGGCGGCGGCGGTGCGTGCCGCGTGGGCGTGCTCGACGAGACCCACCATCGCCGCACCCATCGCGGCCACCGCGGCCGTGAGCGGCAGATGGGCGAGCATCCACTGCGCGGTGACGGCCGCGGTCCGCCGGGGCTCACGATGGCCGGCGAAGTCGAAGTACGTCCACCAGGCTCCGAATCCGACCACGACGGCGATCAGCGCGACAGCGATGGTGAGCGCACTGACCGGCTCGGCCGCGAGCCCGCTCACCACACCGGTGACGGTCTCCCCCAACACGATGATGATGAGCAGCCCGAACCGTTCGATGAGCGCGTCGGTGATGGTGAGCGTGACGCCCGCGCCCGGCACCGCCCCGAGGATCACGGCGGCCAAGCCGACCAGGTAGGCGACGTCCAGCAGCCCCCACGCCCATACCCGCGAGGCGGCGGGGAGCAGCGCGCTGGTGCCGAGGATGACGGCGCAGCAGACGGTTCCGGTGATGAAGATCCTGGTGGAGCGGCGGTACTCGGGCCGGTCTCCGCGCGAGGCCAGCAGCCACAGCACCGCCAGGACCGCGAACAGGCTCCCCGCCGTGACGGCGAACGCCGCTCCGCGCGCGCCACCCGCCTCCGGGATGAAGGACCCCAGCAGGACGAGGAGCAGGATCTGCAGCAGGAAGGTGCTCCGGGCCCGGGCGTCCTCGCGGCCGTGCAGCTCATGGTGCAGGCTCCCGTTGACCCAGGCGATCCACACCAGCCCGAACACCGCGGCGTACTCCCCCAGGCCGCGCCGACTGAGCTCGCCCGCGAGGTGGTGGGCCGCCTGTGCGACCAGCACGACCACCACCAGGTCGTAGAAGAGCTCCAGCGGGCCGACGACGCGCTCGCTCGGCTGCTCGCCGTGGGGACGCGGCGGCTGCCACAACTGCCGCCGCAGCCGCAGCCAGAAGCTCGGCTCGCCGGTCGCGCCGGGGGCGTCTTCGTCCGTCATCCGGTGACACTCCCACGGTCGGTGCGGCGGCCCCGCAGGCTCAGGGCGCGCAGGGGCGGGTCTCGCTCCAGTCGACCATCAGCCGGCGCTCGGCGCGCGTGGTCCGCCGGAGGTGGCCTCAGGTCCGCAGGGTCTTCATGGCCGCCGTCCAGGCCTCCAGCTGCTCGAAGAGCTTGGTCACCGCGGCGTCGTGGTGCTCTGCGGGCTTGAAGATGGCGAGGTCCTCGAAGTCGGAGAACAGCGAGAAGCACAACTGCTGGTTGACGTGGGCGAGTTGGAGTGCGCTGGCGATGCTGCGCAGGTGCTCGACGGCACGGACGCCGCCCAGGACGCCGTAGGAGACGAAGGCGGCGGCCTTGTTGTTCCACTCGGCGTAGGCGAAGTCGAGTGCGTTCTTCAGCACGCCGGGGATGGAGTGGTTGTACTCGGGCGTGACGAAGACATAGCCGTCGAACTCGGCGATCTTGGCACCCCAGTCCTTGGTGTGCTCCTGCTGGTACTGGCCCATGGACGGCGGCAGCGGCTCGTCCATGTGCGGCAGGGGCCAGTCGGCGAGGTCGACCAGCTCGTACTCGGCGCCGGTGCGGGCGACCGCGCGGTCGACGATCCAATCCGCCACCGCCTTGCCGTTGCGGCCGGGGCGGGTACTGCCGAGGATCACGGCGATCCTGAGGGTGTTCGCGGTGGTCATGATGACCTCCCATAGCTTGAACCTTCAAGTCAAATCCTAGACCCATGGACTTGAAGGTTCAAGCTGACCTCCCGGATGCGTCCAGACTCAGGCCACGCTCAGGCCAAGCTCAGGCCAAGCCGAGCTGGGCGGCGACGACGGAGCCCTCCGCGTAGCAGTCGAAGCGCTTGATCTTTCCGTCGACCAGCTCGAAGACGTCGCAGCACGGCGCGTCCATGCGCTTGCCGGTCGCGGGGACGGTGCCCGCGGGCAGCTCCAGCGGGCCGAGGTGGGTGCCCTGCAGCCGAAGCTGCACGATCACCATATCGCCGGTGAGGTAGAACCGCTCGAGCTCGCGGTGCATGTCGGGGAACGCCTTCGCGTAGACCTCGACCGTCTTGCCGAGCTCCTCCGCGCCGCGATAGGTGAGCGGGATCGACATATCCGTGAAGGTCCCGTCCTCGGTGAAGGCCGCGACCCAGCCGGCGACGTCTCGCTCCTCAGCGGCCTGGTAGGCGTTGCGAATGATCTTCTCGTTGTCCAGTGACATTTCGGTTCTCCTGGTTCGTGCGGCCGATGCCGCCTGCCGTCGGAGGGTTGAGTACCCGATGCGCCTGTCCTCAATCACTTTAACCTTCAAGTCATTAGCTGGACAGAGGAGACGACCAAGAACTGGCCAAGGACTGCGTGGTTCAGCGTGCGGGCGAGTCGACGCGCCCCAGGATGCGCTCGGCGTCCTGGCCGAGTCGGCGCAGGCGCTCGCCGGACAGGTTGTCCACCACCAGGTGGCGCACATAGGCCACATGCCCGGGTGCGGCCGATTCGAGCTTGCTCATGCCGGCAGGCAGCAGGATGGCGTTGGTGAAGCGTCCGTCCACCGCGTCCGGCTCGCGCCTGACATAGCCGCGGCGCTCAAGCCGCTTCACGAGGTGCGACAGCCGGGACAGCGACGAGCTGGTGTGCTCAGCCAGCACGCTCATCCGCAGGGTCCGCTGCGGAGCCTCGGACAGCATCGCCAGGGTCATGTACTCGACCATGCTCAGATCCGCATCGCGCACCAGCTGTGCGTCGATGGCCCACGGAAGCCGGGTGATCAGGCGGACCACCGACATCCATGACGCCAACTCGGCGGGCGTAAGCCACAGGTCGGCATGCTCGTCCGCCTGCGGCGAAGGGTCAGGCGTGGTCATTTTTCAGACCCTACCAGCCTCGCCTGCACCGACGACGAGGCTCCAGCCTCACTTGCGGGCCAGCTGGTGTTCCAGCTTCTGGCCCTCGATATCGGGGTTGGGGACGTAGCGGGCGAACCACTGCGGGTGGTACCAGACCTTCGCGCGGACGATCGCCAGCACCGCGGGCACCAGGGTCAGCCGGACCACGAAGGCGTCGAGGAAGACGCCCGCCGCGAAGCTGAAGCCGATGGCCTTGATGGTCGGGTCCTTGCTGAACATGAAGGCCACGAAGATGGAGAACATGATCAGCGCGGCCGCGGTCACCACGCGCGCCGACAGGCCGGTGCCGCGTTGGACGGCGCCCCGGGCGTCACCGGTCTTCGTGTAGTCCTCCTTGATCCGGGAGACGACGAAGACCTCGTAGTCGCTGGAGAGACCGAAGATGATGGCGAGCATGATGATCGGCAGGAAGCTGATCGTCTCGGCCTTGGTGATCCCGAAGAGCTGCTGGCCCCAACCCCATTGGAACAGCGCGACCGTCATGCCGAACGCGGCCGAGACCGACAGCAGGAAGCCGATGATCGACTTGATCGGCACCAGGATCGTCCGGAACGCGAACGTCAGCAGGATGAACGCCAGCCCGACCACGACCGCCAGGAACACCGGCAGCGCCGCCGACAGCTTGGCGGACACGTCGATGTTCGAGGCCGTGACGCCGCCGATGAGGACCTTCGCGCCGCTCGTCCCCTCGATCACGGCCCGGTTGTCGCGCAGGGTGTGCACCAGGTCGGCGGTGGCCGGGTCGCTCGGGCCGGTCGTGGGCACGACGCGGATGACCGCGAGGCCGTTGGACAAGGCCAGTTGGGTGGTCTCGGCGACGCCGTGGATCCCGCTCAGCACGGCCGCCATGGCCTGCGCCGCCGCCGGCGAGCCGACACCGTCCGCGACGACCTGGAGCGGGCCGTTGAAGCCCGGGCCGAAGGCCGCCGTCGTCAGGTCGTACGCCCGACGCGAGGTGTTGGAGGTCGGCTTGGACGAACCACTGGGCAGCCCCAGCTGCACGTCCAGGGCCGGCACCGCGAGCAGCAGGAGCAGGGCGACCCCGCCGAGCAGGACCGGGATGCGGTAGCGGACGACGAACCGGGCCCAGGCCGCGCCGAAGGTCCGCTGCGGCGCGGTGGCCGCCGTCACCGCGACGTCCTCGTGGTGCCCAGGGCGCAGCGGCGTGTTGATGAACTTGGTGACCTTCTCCCCCGCGAAGCCGAGCATGGCGGGGAGCAGGGTGAGCGAGATCAGCAGCGCGATGGCCACCGCGGCGGCCGCGGCCAGGCCCATGACGGTGAGGAAGGGGATGCCGACGACGGACAGGCCGCACAGCGCGATGATGACGGTCAGTCCGGCGAACACCACAGAGCTGCCGGCGGTACCCGCGGCCAAGCTGACCGATTCCTCCACCGGGCGGCCTTGCATCAGGTTGTTGCGGTGCCGCGACAGGATGAACAGGCCGTAGTCGATGCCGCAGGACAGGCCCAGCATCAGGGCGACGGTCGTCGAGGCGGAGGCGATGGTGATGACCGCGGCGAGGGCGGTGACGCCGGTCAGCGTGATGACCACGCCGATCACCGCAGTCAGGATCGGCAGTCCGGCGGCCACGAGCGCGCCGAAGGTGATCAGCAGGATGATGAACGCGACGACCAGGCCGATGATCTCCGGCAGCTCCGAGGGAACGACCCGCCAGCCCGGGTAGACACTGCCGGAGTACTCGACCTGGACGCCCGCGCCCCGGGCCGGAGTGACGGCGGCCTGCACCGCGTTGAGCGTGGCGTCCTTGACGTCCGCGGGCTGTGCGGTGAACTGCACCTGGCCGAGCGCGACCGACCCGTTCGGGGAGATCGCCTTCGCCCGGAACGGGTCGGTGACCGAGGCCACCTGCGCCACCTTGGCAAGGTTGGCGGTCGCGGCCTCGATCCCGGCCCGCGGCCCGGGATCGGTGACCTTGACCGTCCCGTGCGTGGCGAAGACGACTTGCATCTGACCGCCGGCCAGGGCCGGCAGCTTCGCCTTGAGCAGGTCGGCGACCTGCTGCGACTCGGTGCCGGGGATGGTGAAGTTGTCGTTCGTCTTGCCGCCGCTCGCCACGGAGCCCACGATCGTGGCGAGCGCGGCGAGGAGCCACAGGCTGAGCACCAGACGCCGTCGCCGGAACGCCCACTGGGCCAGACGGAACAAGTAGGTCGACACGCGCTCACC
This genomic window contains:
- a CDS encoding tetratricopeptide repeat protein; the encoded protein is MLGDFATLLRQYRLSAGWTQEGLAERSGVSAHAISVLESGRRRPRLSSVARLATALGLDFADRDRLLAAARGEQQTGLEPRTGLAPDEHVVPRLLPYAVPDFTGRRGEVERLLALAGGPGGSQARPLVISAIDGMAGVGKTALAVHTGHSLTGRYPDGQLFVDLHGFTPGRRPLEPAAALESLLCAVGVSKAALPSRTEERAQLWRSRAAGRRYLIVLDNAVDAEQVRPLIPGSPRCLTLVTSRRRLLALDGAVSVPLDVLSHDEAVELFARIVGPERVVGHACAVDEIVALCGRLPLALRIAGARLAHHPVWTPVQLLERIRRPQKLLTELSDRDRSVAAAFVDSYRALTPAQRRAFRLAALHPGEDFAPPALAALVDAPPAEAEELLESLHDHHLLIEHTAFRYTFHDLLRTFAVGLLAREEPEPVRRAALIRLFDHYRHTAASAMDQLAPLERHHRPQPPAPGGTPLVFADQVDAAQWLAREQANLLTLAHHATDAGLPRYAADLPAILWRHLKRHMPAQEALVLGARALRAIRELGEPAGEAAALRHLGLVQYQLGDFPQVLDLLRQALEIQRGIGNRAGEAHVLANLGLAQTRMGRLEEALDHLQRALRLSRDIPEPAVEAIALTNLGPTLTRLGRLPEALEYHRAALRFHRRGGNRLGQAIVLNQFGEYQQRLHHHPEALDLYQEALDLHRDLGDTFGQAESHTLLGDALLAMDAPASALQHYRAAIDHLPHTGERYNLGRIHVGLARTHHRLGDLDAAREHAEQAVEIHTSLNIAEADDARALLDSLREGPGPRPGAFGVS
- a CDS encoding helix-turn-helix transcriptional regulator; this encodes MTWQDMDEDPSRLPQQALAAMPEPGGATTPQELVRRLRAFKAWSGNPSLRELERRTGLPRSTVSGDLSPQRSRLPPLQRVLTLATAFGASAEELARWRSAWQCIQMRQQSAEPPVPAPHAAVFSRALRAARGVTLREWRARAGGSGHPEAAVTQRNS
- a CDS encoding pirin-like bicupin family protein yields the protein MNTAANHPQIDVRRAGERLATKIDWLDSKHSFSFGGHYDPANTHHGLLLVNNDDIVKPGSGFETHPHRDMEIVTWVMQGSLVHQDSTGHSGVIYPGLAQRMSAGTGILHSEKNDSWRLSGADTHTDPVHFVQMWVVPDERGITPGYEQLEIDNELLSGALIPVASGMDKHDGASAIRIKNRYAALHVARLQPGQSIELPDAPFVHLFVPRGNVALEGVGPLAAGDAVRFTAIGGQRVTAVEPAEILVWEMHATLAQ
- a CDS encoding SDR family NAD(P)-dependent oxidoreductase: MTIRDQVCLVTGAASGIGRAVAVRFAAEGARVVATDLDGPGLDRLAEQLPGTTTVVGDVSQAPDVRRMVDAAVERYGRLDVAVANAGVLPLMEITEADGEDFDRVMAVDGRGMFLTCKYAIEAMTAHGGGGAIVCISSISGEAGQRGQAVYGPAKFVASGLTKHLAVEWADRGIRVNAVAPGTIRTERVARLPQEPGGAAYLAAIEKLHPMGRLGEPAEVAAAVLFLASPEASFITGAVLPVDGGYLAQ
- a CDS encoding low temperature requirement protein A — its product is MTDEDAPGATGEPSFWLRLRRQLWQPPRPHGEQPSERVVGPLELFYDLVVVVLVAQAAHHLAGELSRRGLGEYAAVFGLVWIAWVNGSLHHELHGREDARARSTFLLQILLLVLLGSFIPEAGGARGAAFAVTAGSLFAVLAVLWLLASRGDRPEYRRSTRIFITGTVCCAVILGTSALLPAASRVWAWGLLDVAYLVGLAAVILGAVPGAGVTLTITDALIERFGLLIIIVLGETVTGVVSGLAAEPVSALTIAVALIAVVVGFGAWWTYFDFAGHREPRRTAAVTAQWMLAHLPLTAAVAAMGAAMVGLVEHAHAARTAAATSWVLCGGAAVVLCSTMLVAGGLEVWRSKHELYRPLARICAAAAVGCLGLGAARPAPIVLGLVLVVLFGIPWVFAVTHRLRRADAGPERSAG
- a CDS encoding NAD(P)H-dependent oxidoreductase; translation: MTTANTLRIAVILGSTRPGRNGKAVADWIVDRAVARTGAEYELVDLADWPLPHMDEPLPPSMGQYQQEHTKDWGAKIAEFDGYVFVTPEYNHSIPGVLKNALDFAYAEWNNKAAAFVSYGVLGGVRAVEHLRSIASALQLAHVNQQLCFSLFSDFEDLAIFKPAEHHDAAVTKLFEQLEAWTAAMKTLRT
- a CDS encoding nuclear transport factor 2 family protein, which codes for MSLDNEKIIRNAYQAAEERDVAGWVAAFTEDGTFTDMSIPLTYRGAEELGKTVEVYAKAFPDMHRELERFYLTGDMVIVQLRLQGTHLGPLELPAGTVPATGKRMDAPCCDVFELVDGKIKRFDCYAEGSVVAAQLGLA
- a CDS encoding MarR family winged helix-turn-helix transcriptional regulator — its product is MTTPDPSPQADEHADLWLTPAELASWMSVVRLITRLPWAIDAQLVRDADLSMVEYMTLAMLSEAPQRTLRMSVLAEHTSSSLSRLSHLVKRLERRGYVRREPDAVDGRFTNAILLPAGMSKLESAAPGHVAYVRHLVVDNLSGERLRRLGQDAERILGRVDSPAR
- a CDS encoding MMPL family transporter, with protein sequence MSTYLFRLAQWAFRRRRLVLSLWLLAALATIVGSVASGGKTNDNFTIPGTESQQVADLLKAKLPALAGGQMQVVFATHGTVKVTDPGPRAGIEAATANLAKVAQVASVTDPFRAKAISPNGSVALGQVQFTAQPADVKDATLNAVQAAVTPARGAGVQVEYSGSVYPGWRVVPSELPEIIGLVVAFIILLITFGALVAAGLPILTAVIGVVITLTGVTALAAVITIASASTTVALMLGLSCGIDYGLFILSRHRNNLMQGRPVEESVSLAAGTAGSSVVFAGLTVIIALCGLSVVGIPFLTVMGLAAAAAVAIALLISLTLLPAMLGFAGEKVTKFINTPLRPGHHEDVAVTAATAPQRTFGAAWARFVVRYRIPVLLGGVALLLLLAVPALDVQLGLPSGSSKPTSNTSRRAYDLTTAAFGPGFNGPLQVVADGVGSPAAAQAMAAVLSGIHGVAETTQLALSNGLAVIRVVPTTGPSDPATADLVHTLRDNRAVIEGTSGAKVLIGGVTASNIDVSAKLSAALPVFLAVVVGLAFILLTFAFRTILVPIKSIIGFLLSVSAAFGMTVALFQWGWGQQLFGITKAETISFLPIIMLAIIFGLSSDYEVFVVSRIKEDYTKTGDARGAVQRGTGLSARVVTAAALIMFSIFVAFMFSKDPTIKAIGFSFAAGVFLDAFVVRLTLVPAVLAIVRAKVWYHPQWFARYVPNPDIEGQKLEHQLARK